The following is a genomic window from Cetobacterium sp. ZOR0034.
GAGGTATGAAGAAAATAATAATTCTCTTCACATTCTTTGTTTTATTTATAATGGGGTGTGGAAAAAAAGAGACAGAAACATCAAATGGATCAAAAAAAATTACTTTATGGACATTCCAAGCATTACATGAAAAATTTTATAAAGAAATGGAGAAAGAATGGAATAAAAAGAATCCTGAAACTCCAATCGATTTAGTAGTTAGTGTAATGCCTTTTGATGATATGCATAATAAACTTCAAATAGCAATTCAAACAGGAAAAGGAGGGCCAGATTTAGCAGATTTGGAGCTAAGAAAATTTTCGACAGCAATAGAAGGTGAAGTTCAATTTTTACCTATGACTAAATATATAAAAGGAATAGAAGATGATTTAGTTATGTCTAGATTTGATTTGTATTCTAAAAATAATGAATATTATGGAATACCATTTCATGTAGGAGCAACAGTAACATATTACAATAAAGAGCTCTTAGAGAGTGCAGGTATAGATTACAATAAAATAAAAACATGGAAAGAATATAAAGAGGCAGGATATAAATTGAAATCTATTACGGGAAAGCCAATGGCAGCAGTGGAAATAAATGATATAATGGCAATTCTACCGCCATTAGTTCAAATGGAAGCAGATTATATTAATAATCAAGGAAATCCAGATATAGATAATCCTAAAGCAATTCAATTGTATAAAGAGATTCAACAATTATTAAAAGATGAAGTTTTAGTAGTTGCAGCAGGAGGATTTTATCATTCAGAAGAATTTTTTGGGATGGTTAATAATGGTGGAGTTGCAAGTTTAACAATGCCGTTGTGGTATATGGGAAGATTTGTAGATAGTATGCCAGATTTAAAGAAAAAAATTATAATTGCAAAAATGCCTATGTATGAAGGTAACTCGGTAGAGAGTGTAGGATTAGGAGGAACAGGAACAGTTGTTTTAAAAAGTTCTCCAAATGCAGAGTTGGCTTCGAAATATTTAAATTTTGCCAAAATATCAGAGGAAGGAAATACATTGATATGGACAATGTTAGGGTTTGATCCTGTTAGAAAATCAGTGTGGGATAGTGAGGAACTTCAGAAAAAAACTATGTTTGATGAGTATTTTTTAAATTCACCAATTGAAGTATTAAATTCAGTAAATGGTAAAATTCCTAGTGCTAAAAGAGGAGATAAGTTATCAACAATTGCAAATGAAGTGAGTACTAATTTATACAATAATATTTTTGAAAGTTTAGGTAATGTTGAGGATGAGGTAAGAAAAAGTGCAAAACGAATAGAAGGAGAATAATATGAAGAAATTTTTATATAACTTTAAAATTGCTCCATATGTTTTTATAGCACCGTTTATAATATCATTTACGATATTTTTTCTATTTCCATTAGTAAATGCAGGTATTATGAGTTTTCAAAAAGTATTGCCAGGTGGTAATACTTTTATTGGAATAGATAATTATAAAAGATTAATAAATCCAACTTTTGGAAAAGCTCTTTGGAATAGTATTGTATATACAATTTTAACATTGATTATTTTAATTCCAATTCCACTGTTATTAGCAATTATTGTAAATAATAGTAAACTTGTGGGAACAAAAATATTTAAATCAATTTTATTCCTACCTGCACTGACATCAGTTGTAGTAGCGAGTATGATGTTTAGATTTTTATTTGGGGAGTTACCAACTTCTCAAATGAATATAATAGCTTCATTTTTTGGATATTCATCAATAAGATGGTTGAGAAATTCTAATTATGTTTTTCCAGTTTTATTATTTGTAGCTAGTTGGCGTTGGATGGGAGTAAATATGTTATATTTTATTTCAGGCTTACAAAATATACCTGAAGAGGTTTTAGAAGCTGCGCAGGTTGAAGGAGCAAATGTGTTTCAAAGATATTTTTATATAGTAATTCCAATGCTAAAACCAATAACAACATATGTTATAACAATAAGTATTTATGCAGGGTTGGCAATGTTTACAGAATCTTTGATGATATATGGAATTAATTCACCAAATGATATGGCCTTGACAATAGTTGGATATTTATACAAATTGGGAATTATGCAAAATAATTTAGGATTAGCCTCTGCGGTAGGAATGTTTTTACTATGTTTCGCTTTGATTATAAATTTAATTCAACTAAAATCTACTGGTTTTTTTAGGAAGGATTGATAAATATGAAAAATTTAGGAAAAGTTTTAGGATATTTAATAATGATATTTTTTGGAGTGGTAATATTATTTCCATTTTTACTTTTATTTTTAAGTTCATTAAAAAATGCTAAAGAATTATTTAGGACAGGAATGAATTTTTCAATATCATTATCAACATTAACATTTGAAAATTATCGAGAGTTATTTTTCGGAAGTTCAGAATATATGCGATGGTATTTGAATAGTTTGTTTATATTGGGAGTCCAAGTTCCTCTAAGCATTATATTTTCATCATTTGTGGCGTATGGATTTGCCATGTATGAGTTTAAATATAAAAAGATAATCTTTATCTTTGTTTTAATTTCTATGATGGTTCCTTTTGAAATTATAATGTTACCTCTATATTCAACAATAGGAATTATGGGATTATTTGATACATACACTGGAGTTATTTTGCCATTTATTGTTTCCTCATTTGCAATTTTCTTTTTTATGCAATATTTAAAAGGAATTCCTAAATCTTTAGTTGAGGCTGGAAGAATAGATGGATGCTCTGAGTATAGAATATTTTATTCGGTAATATTTCCAATAATGAAACCAGCATTGATAACAATGGTAATATTTATTGCGATGGGGGTATGGAATGGATTTTTATGGCCACTATTAGCTTTGACAACTTCATCAAAATTTACATTACCAATAGGATTATCCACACTCTTTACACCGTACGGAAATAATTATCAAATCTTAATAGCTGGAGCTGTATTTGCAGTGTTACCAGTAGTAATTCTTTTCTTTAGATTCCAAAAATATTTTATAAATGGAATGATTAGTGGAAGTGTAAAAGAGTAATTTTTTTTAATAAATAATAAAACGGGAGATAGAATGAAAAATAAAACTAAAATAAAAGTAGAAAAAGATTTTATAATTTCAGAAGTAGATAATCGTCTTTTTGGATCTTTTTTAGAGCATATGGGAAGAGCAATCTATACAGGAATATATGAACCTACCCATCCTTCGGCTGATAAAAATGGATTTAGAAAAGATGTGATTGAACTTATAAAAGAGTTAGAAGTTGATATAGTAAGATATCCAGGAGGAAATTTTTTATCAGGGTATGAATGGACTGATGGAATTGGCCCTAAAGAAAATAGACCTAAAAAATTAGATTTAGCTTGGAGAACAATTGAAAGTAATCAGTTTGGAATAAATGAATTTATGGATTGGAGTAGAAAAACCAATGTAAAAGTGATGGGGGCTGTAAATTTAGGAACAGGAACACCCAAAGATGCAGCTAATTTGATAGAATATTGTAATTTTAAGGGTGGAACTTATTGGTCAGATTTAAGAAAAGAACATGGATATAATGAACCACACAATATAAAAGTTTGGTGTTTAGGAAATGAAATGGATGGACCTTGGCAAATTTGTCATTTAGATGCAGATGATTATGGAAAAAAAGCAAGAGAAACTGCAAAAATGATGAAATGGATTGATGAGACAATAGAGTTAGTAGTGTGTGGGAGTTCAGGACCCCTTATGCCAACATTTCCAGAATGGGATAGAAAAGTGTTAGAATACACATATGATCAAGTGGATTATATATCTTTACACAGATATTATGAAAATTTTGGAAATGATTTAGATTTTCTAGCTTCGTTTGCTGATTTTGATAAGTTTATAAAAACAATTATAGCGACGGTTGATTATGTAAAAGCTTTAAAAAGATCAAATAAAACGATTAATTTATCATTTGATGAGTGGAATATTTGGTATCTTTCAAAGGTTAAAGTGAAGGATTGGGAAGAAGCTCCTGAAATATTAGAAGATAACTATAGTTTGTTAGATGCATTGGTAATGGGTGGTCTGGTTATAACATTATTGAAAAATTCAGATAGAGTAAAAATGGGGTGTTTAGCACAGCTTGTAAATGTTATAGCGCCTATTTTTACTGAAAAGGATGGAAAAGCTATAAAGCAAACAATATTTTATCCATTTAAATATTTTGCGAAGTATGGAAAAGGTGAGGCTTTAACAACATTTATAAACAGTTCAAAAGTGGAAACTAAGTATGGGGCTGTAAATGAAGTAGAAGCAGTAACAGTTTTAAATAAAGAGAAAAAAGAAGTGACACTGTT
Proteins encoded in this region:
- a CDS encoding alpha-N-arabinofuranosidase produces the protein MKNKTKIKVEKDFIISEVDNRLFGSFLEHMGRAIYTGIYEPTHPSADKNGFRKDVIELIKELEVDIVRYPGGNFLSGYEWTDGIGPKENRPKKLDLAWRTIESNQFGINEFMDWSRKTNVKVMGAVNLGTGTPKDAANLIEYCNFKGGTYWSDLRKEHGYNEPHNIKVWCLGNEMDGPWQICHLDADDYGKKARETAKMMKWIDETIELVVCGSSGPLMPTFPEWDRKVLEYTYDQVDYISLHRYYENFGNDLDFLASFADFDKFIKTIIATVDYVKALKRSNKTINLSFDEWNIWYLSKVKVKDWEEAPEILEDNYSLLDALVMGGLVITLLKNSDRVKMGCLAQLVNVIAPIFTEKDGKAIKQTIFYPFKYFAKYGKGEALTTFINSSKVETKYGAVNEVEAVTVLNKEKKEVTLFVLNINLNNKIDTDIDLNGFGKLEGIEHIILDGDDLHMKNNFENPEAVKPRIIKLDDKKNKISIPKCSFNVLRYKIKEEL
- a CDS encoding carbohydrate ABC transporter permease, with protein sequence MKKFLYNFKIAPYVFIAPFIISFTIFFLFPLVNAGIMSFQKVLPGGNTFIGIDNYKRLINPTFGKALWNSIVYTILTLIILIPIPLLLAIIVNNSKLVGTKIFKSILFLPALTSVVVASMMFRFLFGELPTSQMNIIASFFGYSSIRWLRNSNYVFPVLLFVASWRWMGVNMLYFISGLQNIPEEVLEAAQVEGANVFQRYFYIVIPMLKPITTYVITISIYAGLAMFTESLMIYGINSPNDMALTIVGYLYKLGIMQNNLGLASAVGMFLLCFALIINLIQLKSTGFFRKD
- a CDS encoding carbohydrate ABC transporter permease translates to MKNLGKVLGYLIMIFFGVVILFPFLLLFLSSLKNAKELFRTGMNFSISLSTLTFENYRELFFGSSEYMRWYLNSLFILGVQVPLSIIFSSFVAYGFAMYEFKYKKIIFIFVLISMMVPFEIIMLPLYSTIGIMGLFDTYTGVILPFIVSSFAIFFFMQYLKGIPKSLVEAGRIDGCSEYRIFYSVIFPIMKPALITMVIFIAMGVWNGFLWPLLALTTSSKFTLPIGLSTLFTPYGNNYQILIAGAVFAVLPVVILFFRFQKYFINGMISGSVKE
- a CDS encoding ABC transporter substrate-binding protein, which translates into the protein MKKIIILFTFFVLFIMGCGKKETETSNGSKKITLWTFQALHEKFYKEMEKEWNKKNPETPIDLVVSVMPFDDMHNKLQIAIQTGKGGPDLADLELRKFSTAIEGEVQFLPMTKYIKGIEDDLVMSRFDLYSKNNEYYGIPFHVGATVTYYNKELLESAGIDYNKIKTWKEYKEAGYKLKSITGKPMAAVEINDIMAILPPLVQMEADYINNQGNPDIDNPKAIQLYKEIQQLLKDEVLVVAAGGFYHSEEFFGMVNNGGVASLTMPLWYMGRFVDSMPDLKKKIIIAKMPMYEGNSVESVGLGGTGTVVLKSSPNAELASKYLNFAKISEEGNTLIWTMLGFDPVRKSVWDSEELQKKTMFDEYFLNSPIEVLNSVNGKIPSAKRGDKLSTIANEVSTNLYNNIFESLGNVEDEVRKSAKRIEGE